In the genome of Mycteria americana isolate JAX WOST 10 ecotype Jacksonville Zoo and Gardens chromosome 7, USCA_MyAme_1.0, whole genome shotgun sequence, one region contains:
- the PLEKHB2 gene encoding pleckstrin homology domain-containing family B member 2 — MAFVKSGWLLRQSTILRRWKKNWFDLWSDGRLIFYDDQNRHDIEDKIHMRIHCINLRVGNECRDFQPPEGKQRDCLLQIVCRDGKTVNLCAESADDCLAWKIALQDARTNTGYVGSDVMYDETAISSAPPPYTAYATPSPEVYGYGYDQYNGAYPPTAPQVFYASNGQAYAVPCQYPYQGPYGQPPANHVIIRERYRDSDGDLALGMLAGAATGMALGSLFWVF; from the exons ATGGCATTTGTGAAGAGTGGATGGCTGCTCCGGCAAA GTACTATTTTACGGCGTTGGAAGAAGAACTGGTTTGACCTGTGGTCTGATGGCCGCTTAATATTCTATGACGATCAAAATCGCCATGATATAGAAGATAAAATCCACATGCGAATCCATTGCATCAACCTCAGAGTGGGGAATGAATGTCGAG ATTTCCAGCCTccagaggggaagcagagagactGTTTACTACAGATTGTTTGCCGTGATGGGAAGACAGTCAACCTCTGTGCAGAGAGTGCAGATGACTGCCT GGCATGGAAAATTGCTCTCCAGGATGCCAGAACAAACACA GGCTACGTGGGATCTGATGTGATGTATGATGAGACAGCCATTTCCTCAGCTCCTCCTCCCTATACAGCTTATGCCACACCATCACCTGAG GTTTATGGCTACGGCTATGATCAGTACAATGGTGCATATCCCCCTACTGCTCCTCAAGTCTTCTATGCCTCCAACGGACAAGCTTATGCTGTTCCCTGTCAGTATCCGTACCAAG GACCTTATGGCCAACCCCCTGCAAACCATGTCATCATTCGAGAGCGTTACCGTGACAGCGATGGAGATCTTGCACTGGGCATGCTTGCTGGAGCAGCAACTGGAATGGCTCTGGGATCATTATTCTGGGTCTTCTAG